A genomic region of Nitrospira sp. contains the following coding sequences:
- a CDS encoding DUF2934 domain-containing protein — protein sequence MRTRKTITSKAKGRVVSKTRRAEKPIELPDGMWERISQKAYELWEQRGRQDGNAFRDWLDAEVIVMEEIHESRE from the coding sequence ATGCGAACGCGAAAAACAATAACTAGTAAAGCCAAAGGTCGAGTCGTCTCCAAGACAAGACGAGCCGAGAAACCCATCGAATTGCCGGATGGCATGTGGGAACGGATTTCGCAGAAAGCGTACGAACTGTGGGAACAGCGCGGACGTCAAGATGGCAACGCGTTTCGAGATTGGCTCGACGCGGAAGTAATCGTCATGGAAGAAATACATGAATCCCGCGAGTGA
- a CDS encoding 6-phosphofructokinase: protein MTGQRPIVGILVGGGPAPGINSVISAATIHSILGGSDVLGLIDGFKWLMEGTTGQVRPLSIEDVSRIHFHGGSYLGTSRANPTKTKEHLDNVLSSLSRLGVTRLITIGGDDTAFSAMKLEERAGGQLQVIHVPKTIDNDLSLPYGVPTFGFQTARHGGVEIVRSLMVDARTTTRWYLVVTMGRKAGHLALGIGKAAGATLTIIPEEFRERPVKLQRIIDLLIGAIVKRLAHGRSDGVAVLAEGLIEIIDPCDLGGLEHVERDEHGHLRMSEIDVGEVLRRELTKQLRSLGLPTTLVAKDVGYELRCADPIPYDIEYTRDLGYCAAQYLFEDGTSAMVSIQSGRFTPIPFKQMVDPSTGRTKVRMVDIDSQSYKIARQYMIRLTEADVNNQDALGRYAALVGLSPEAFRERFEPVL from the coding sequence ATGACAGGGCAACGTCCGATAGTCGGTATATTAGTCGGTGGTGGGCCGGCTCCCGGGATCAATAGTGTGATCAGCGCCGCCACGATCCACAGTATTCTCGGAGGCTCGGATGTGCTCGGGCTTATCGATGGGTTCAAATGGCTCATGGAAGGGACGACAGGACAGGTCAGGCCGCTTTCGATTGAGGATGTCAGTCGGATTCATTTCCACGGCGGGTCCTATTTGGGTACGTCACGCGCAAACCCGACAAAAACAAAGGAACATCTCGATAACGTGTTGTCCTCCTTGTCGAGGCTGGGTGTGACGCGATTGATTACGATCGGCGGGGATGACACTGCGTTTTCAGCGATGAAGCTGGAGGAACGGGCAGGAGGACAGCTGCAAGTCATCCACGTTCCCAAGACGATCGACAATGATCTGAGTCTTCCATACGGGGTTCCAACGTTCGGGTTTCAAACAGCGCGGCATGGCGGGGTCGAAATCGTGAGGAGTCTGATGGTTGATGCCCGTACCACGACACGCTGGTATTTAGTGGTGACCATGGGGCGCAAGGCCGGCCATCTTGCATTGGGCATTGGGAAAGCCGCCGGGGCTACGCTGACGATTATTCCGGAGGAGTTTCGGGAACGTCCGGTGAAACTTCAACGGATCATCGATCTCTTGATCGGGGCTATCGTGAAGCGGTTAGCCCACGGTCGATCCGATGGGGTCGCGGTGCTGGCCGAAGGACTGATTGAAATCATCGATCCTTGCGATCTTGGTGGGTTAGAACATGTTGAACGAGACGAACATGGCCACTTGAGAATGAGCGAGATTGATGTGGGGGAAGTCTTGCGGCGTGAACTCACGAAGCAGCTGCGCTCACTGGGCCTTCCTACAACACTGGTGGCGAAGGATGTCGGGTATGAACTTCGTTGCGCTGATCCGATTCCTTACGATATTGAGTATACCCGAGATCTTGGCTACTGTGCCGCCCAATATCTATTTGAAGACGGGACATCGGCCATGGTCTCGATTCAGAGTGGCCGGTTCACCCCGATTCCATTCAAGCAGATGGTGGATCCCTCCACCGGACGGACCAAAGTGAGGATGGTGGATATCGATTCCCAGTCCTACAAGATCGCCCGGCAATACATGATTCGGCTCACGGAGGCCGATGTGAACAATCAGGACGCGCTGGGCCGTTATGCTGCCTTGGTTGGCCTGTCTCCTGAAGCGTTCCGAGAACGGTTCGAGCCAGTCCTTTGA
- a CDS encoding universal stress protein produces MLPWLACLLKRSENGSSQSFEQHRYISSNKRISDMKILATVDGSKHGKWAIEWLAEMPFAVQPVVRVLHIIDVASVRAPFMTQPAIVGTGRYIQSEVKRMEAVAKSTKKESEGLLSTLGLSGTVTTDQGAVAATIMKHAQRGVGLLSIGSRGLDALDRFMLGSISNHAIHHAPCSVLVVKESPRPVRHLVLAIDGSSASDKAVKFLIRNVNPTPDGLDREPVVVTVIHAVPYFKYPEVKEAGKALVQRYGAKLSKSGFQIREVLRLGKPADEILTVAKQEKADLIVTGAKGLGAIRRVLLGSVSTRVVQHAHCGVLVVR; encoded by the coding sequence ATGCTGCCTTGGTTGGCCTGTCTCCTGAAGCGTTCCGAGAACGGTTCGAGCCAGTCCTTTGAACAACATAGATACATCTCGTCGAACAAAAGGATATCCGACATGAAGATTCTTGCGACAGTTGATGGGTCGAAACATGGCAAGTGGGCGATCGAGTGGTTAGCGGAGATGCCGTTCGCGGTGCAGCCGGTCGTTCGTGTGCTGCATATCATCGATGTGGCGAGCGTTCGGGCTCCCTTTATGACCCAGCCGGCGATCGTCGGGACCGGACGGTACATTCAGTCCGAAGTCAAGCGGATGGAGGCAGTGGCCAAATCCACTAAGAAAGAGTCGGAGGGTTTGTTGTCAACGCTTGGCTTGAGCGGGACCGTGACGACCGACCAGGGCGCGGTGGCAGCGACGATCATGAAGCATGCGCAGCGTGGGGTCGGACTTCTGTCGATCGGGTCCCGAGGCTTGGATGCCTTAGACCGCTTTATGCTGGGCAGCATCTCGAATCATGCTATTCACCATGCACCTTGTTCTGTACTGGTGGTGAAAGAGAGTCCTCGGCCTGTACGGCATCTGGTTTTAGCAATTGATGGTTCGTCAGCCTCAGATAAGGCGGTTAAGTTCCTGATTCGCAACGTCAACCCGACACCCGATGGTCTGGATCGTGAACCAGTCGTGGTGACCGTGATACATGCCGTGCCCTATTTTAAGTATCCAGAAGTAAAAGAAGCCGGGAAAGCGCTGGTCCAGCGCTATGGTGCTAAGCTCTCGAAATCAGGCTTCCAGATCCGTGAAGTCTTGAGGCTGGGGAAGCCGGCAGACGAGATTCTGACAGTGGCCAAACAGGAGAAGGCGGATCTGATTGTGACCGGAGCAAAGGGGCTGGGCGCAATCCGCCGAGTGCTGCTTGGCAGCGTCTCTACCCGCGTGGTGCAGCATGCCCACTGTGGAGTGCTCGTGGTCCGCTGA
- a CDS encoding winged helix-turn-helix transcriptional regulator — translation MIALMQIDQESLPDRLVTGLSKIGLAMKSRAWRRKGRAGIGPLQIQVLTFLRSRPTHSATVSTIARELSVKLPTASEVIRTLEGKRLVRRRRREIDNRVVTVHLTSLGAKAGHVENRWPEILASATENLSVQEQVALLSSLVKLIRGLQLQGEIPVARMCISCEYFRPHAYAESDQPHHCDFYHVAFGDQAIRLDCPEYVEAPAEDPSKKAASDKAETMAQGLAAR, via the coding sequence ATGATCGCATTAATGCAGATTGACCAAGAGTCGCTCCCTGATCGTTTAGTGACGGGGCTTTCCAAAATTGGGCTGGCGATGAAGAGCCGTGCCTGGAGACGAAAGGGACGGGCAGGGATTGGTCCCTTGCAAATCCAAGTGCTGACGTTTCTCCGATCTCGACCGACTCATTCGGCTACCGTTTCAACGATTGCCCGAGAACTCTCCGTGAAACTGCCGACTGCTTCTGAAGTCATCCGAACACTTGAGGGGAAGCGATTGGTCCGACGGCGCCGTCGTGAAATCGACAACCGTGTCGTGACGGTTCACCTCACCTCCCTCGGGGCGAAGGCAGGCCATGTGGAAAACCGATGGCCGGAGATTCTGGCGTCCGCGACTGAGAATTTGTCGGTGCAAGAGCAGGTCGCGCTTCTGAGTTCGCTCGTGAAGCTGATTCGTGGGCTTCAACTGCAAGGAGAAATTCCTGTTGCGCGCATGTGCATCTCCTGTGAGTATTTCCGTCCGCATGCCTATGCGGAATCGGATCAGCCTCATCACTGTGATTTCTACCATGTGGCATTTGGAGATCAGGCAATTCGCCTTGATTGTCCCGAGTACGTGGAAGCCCCAGCGGAAGATCCGAGCAAGAAAGCCGCTTCTGACAAAGCTGAGACTATGGCCCAAGGCCTAGCTGCTAGGTGA
- a CDS encoding rubrerythrin — MGNSLKGTKSHDNLKHAFAGESQANRRYLYFARRADIEGYPDVGGLFRDTSEAETGHAFGHLDFLKEVGDPATGVPMGNTDANLKSAIEGETYEYTQMYPGMAKTARDEGFPELAEWFETLAKAERSHANRFQKGLDTLKS, encoded by the coding sequence ATGGGAAATAGCTTAAAAGGGACCAAGAGTCACGACAATCTGAAACATGCGTTTGCCGGTGAATCACAGGCCAACCGCCGGTATCTGTATTTCGCGAGGAGGGCAGATATTGAAGGCTATCCAGACGTCGGTGGGCTCTTCCGGGACACCTCGGAGGCTGAAACCGGCCATGCCTTTGGTCACCTGGACTTTTTGAAAGAGGTTGGAGATCCGGCGACGGGTGTGCCGATGGGCAACACGGACGCGAACCTCAAGTCCGCCATTGAGGGCGAAACGTACGAATATACACAGATGTATCCCGGGATGGCGAAGACCGCGCGCGACGAAGGATTTCCTGAGTTGGCGGAATGGTTTGAGACCTTGGCGAAAGCCGAACGGTCCCATGCCAATCGGTTTCAAAAGGGATTGGATACTCTGAAGAGCTAA
- a CDS encoding Fe-S oxidoreductase: protein MKGLSLLAPIDSTQLEKETLRIYEVCDGCRRCFNLCPSFNTLLDRIDVCESDVAKLTPADHHQVVDECYYCKLCFNHCPYTPPHHYAIDFPHLMIAWKKRLAAERGVRWRDRLLIMTDAIGRLGSATASLTNRLLGNRFVRRILERVMGIHRDRQLLHFSQETFPRWFGRRTKTAIADPPVRKVALFASCLVNFQATDVGKATVQVLEKNGVQVVVPEQRCCGMPSFDIGDTQAIQQAARSNVASLYPLVAEGYDVVVPTASCSLMLKREYPELARDEKTKRVAERTFDVCEYLMAMKKTGQLATDFTQKPGRVAYQIPCHLRDQNIGFKSRELMECAGAQVEVIEQCSGHDGAWSAKTEFFQLSMKIAGKAIRAIEQTPADLVASDCPLAGLQLDQAGASAHARGRSTLHPIQIVRDAYGLPRQP, encoded by the coding sequence ATGAAAGGTCTCAGTCTCCTTGCCCCGATCGACTCCACGCAGTTGGAGAAGGAAACGCTCCGGATCTACGAGGTCTGTGACGGCTGTCGGCGCTGCTTCAATCTTTGTCCCTCGTTCAACACGCTCTTAGATCGGATTGATGTGTGCGAGAGTGACGTGGCTAAGCTGACCCCGGCTGATCATCATCAAGTCGTCGACGAATGCTATTACTGCAAGCTCTGTTTCAACCATTGTCCCTATACTCCGCCTCATCACTATGCGATCGACTTCCCGCACTTGATGATCGCCTGGAAAAAGCGTCTTGCGGCGGAGCGCGGTGTTCGGTGGCGAGATCGCCTGTTGATCATGACGGATGCGATTGGAAGACTTGGCAGCGCCACCGCCTCGCTCACGAACAGGTTGTTGGGCAACAGGTTTGTGCGCCGCATTCTGGAGCGGGTCATGGGGATTCATCGGGACCGTCAGCTGTTGCACTTCTCTCAAGAGACATTTCCACGCTGGTTCGGCCGTCGAACCAAAACGGCCATCGCTGATCCACCCGTCCGCAAGGTCGCCCTCTTTGCCAGTTGCCTCGTGAACTTTCAGGCGACCGATGTCGGCAAGGCGACAGTGCAAGTGCTGGAGAAGAACGGCGTCCAGGTGGTGGTTCCAGAGCAGCGCTGTTGCGGGATGCCCAGTTTCGATATTGGGGATACCCAGGCGATTCAACAGGCTGCTCGAAGCAACGTTGCGTCATTGTATCCGTTGGTCGCCGAAGGGTACGATGTGGTGGTTCCGACCGCCAGTTGCAGCTTGATGTTGAAACGCGAATACCCGGAACTCGCTCGCGATGAGAAGACGAAACGGGTCGCGGAGCGGACTTTCGATGTCTGTGAATATCTGATGGCCATGAAAAAAACAGGCCAGTTGGCAACCGATTTCACGCAGAAGCCAGGGCGAGTCGCCTATCAGATTCCCTGCCACCTGAGGGATCAAAATATTGGGTTTAAATCCAGAGAACTCATGGAGTGTGCCGGTGCTCAAGTCGAGGTGATCGAACAGTGTTCGGGGCATGACGGCGCCTGGTCGGCGAAGACGGAGTTTTTCCAACTTTCGATGAAGATTGCCGGGAAGGCCATACGAGCGATCGAGCAGACACCAGCGGACCTTGTCGCGTCGGACTGTCCCCTGGCTGGCTTACAGTTGGATCAGGCCGGCGCGTCGGCCCATGCCCGAGGACGGAGCACTCTGCATCCGATTCAGATTGTCCGTGATGCCTATGGGTTGCCACGACAACCATGA
- a CDS encoding DUF3501 family protein: protein MPEDGALCIRFRLSVMPMGCHDNHEAGVSFTLDESRERGQSMKAIAPEDIIPHQEYERQREAFRAKIIALKQRRRMSVGPCMTMVFENHDTVQFQIQEMIRVERIFDPVKVQDELDVYNALLPAPGELSATLLIEITQDAMIKERLDQFMGLDHGEKVAIVAGGEEVFGEFEGGRSHETKISAVHFVKFRPTASMTKTFADLSQPVTIRVDHGDYREEAPVSGTMREEWLADVRGGA from the coding sequence ATGCCCGAGGACGGAGCACTCTGCATCCGATTCAGATTGTCCGTGATGCCTATGGGTTGCCACGACAACCATGAGGCTGGAGTCAGCTTCACGCTGGACGAATCACGAGAGAGGGGACAATCAATGAAAGCCATCGCTCCAGAAGATATTATTCCGCATCAGGAGTACGAGCGGCAGCGTGAGGCCTTTCGCGCGAAGATCATTGCGCTGAAGCAGCGTCGGCGCATGTCGGTTGGCCCCTGTATGACGATGGTATTCGAGAATCATGACACGGTGCAGTTTCAAATTCAGGAGATGATCCGCGTCGAGCGGATTTTCGATCCGGTCAAGGTTCAGGATGAACTGGATGTGTACAATGCCCTTCTCCCGGCTCCGGGCGAGTTGAGCGCGACCCTGTTGATCGAGATCACCCAGGACGCGATGATCAAGGAACGGCTCGATCAGTTCATGGGGCTCGATCATGGAGAAAAAGTAGCCATTGTCGCTGGAGGCGAGGAAGTATTCGGCGAATTTGAAGGTGGCCGGAGCCATGAGACGAAAATCAGCGCGGTCCATTTTGTGAAGTTTCGACCGACTGCCTCCATGACCAAGACCTTTGCAGACCTCAGCCAACCTGTGACGATCCGTGTCGACCATGGCGACTATCGAGAAGAGGCGCCTGTGTCCGGCACGATGCGCGAAGAGTGGCTTGCCGATGTAAGAGGCGGTGCGTAG
- a CDS encoding patatin-like phospholipase family protein, with product MFKFALIVSSLTILTLPGCFAKVQTLPAHPQSETSVFGSIEESSTLVGIALSGGGSRAATFAAGALEALASYPVKQEEKTVSLLETITHMSSVSGGSLATAYYAMKKPGKSEPVLQGASLSSSYKTFFSDFQRDMQMNFQGRALARQLLFFRALNPAKLAYSFAEVWDSHFFNGQTFSVLYEREQRGDAPRVILNGTIYNTGRRLALTTLGPQDFKYDFVEHLKDSFAQRNVEMSKTGKEEFTRSIETARKQFMPITFEGIGSDHHTVPISLAVASSASFPPIVGPVTYQTEGTGRYTHVGDGGLFDNLGTESLTTLFLSKIPKDATTAKRGLIVVIDASFPFSSGEQVLNHNTKGFQVFRKDPARIVGIMEARANAYQTILWQSLRSQDVVLPDYDHLRIVILRHSDARWERGYEDLPDVCRSEFAPSVSAQEIQAAVDRIPTQFKIESDCDGALLVAAGHQVVAQQRELLDRFFYGVKHRTATMP from the coding sequence ATGTTCAAGTTCGCTCTCATTGTGTCGTCGCTTACGATACTGACCTTGCCAGGGTGTTTTGCCAAGGTTCAGACTCTGCCGGCCCATCCTCAATCCGAGACGTCTGTTTTTGGGTCGATTGAGGAGTCCTCCACGCTTGTGGGCATCGCTCTGTCTGGAGGAGGTAGTCGAGCCGCCACATTTGCTGCCGGGGCGCTCGAAGCACTCGCCAGCTATCCCGTCAAACAAGAAGAGAAAACCGTGAGTCTCTTAGAAACCATCACACATATGTCGAGTGTCTCGGGCGGAAGCCTCGCGACGGCCTATTATGCAATGAAGAAACCAGGGAAGTCGGAGCCGGTGCTGCAAGGTGCTTCGCTCTCTTCATCCTACAAGACCTTCTTTTCAGACTTTCAGCGAGACATGCAGATGAATTTCCAAGGCCGGGCACTGGCTCGCCAGCTTCTCTTCTTCCGGGCGCTGAACCCGGCAAAGTTAGCCTACTCTTTTGCTGAGGTCTGGGACAGCCACTTTTTCAACGGGCAGACCTTCTCCGTGCTGTATGAACGGGAGCAACGCGGCGACGCACCCCGAGTCATTCTCAACGGCACGATCTATAACACGGGCCGCCGTCTCGCGCTGACGACGCTCGGGCCGCAGGATTTCAAGTACGATTTCGTGGAGCATCTGAAGGACAGCTTCGCCCAACGCAACGTGGAGATGAGTAAGACCGGGAAGGAAGAATTTACTCGAAGTATTGAGACAGCCAGAAAACAATTTATGCCGATCACGTTTGAAGGAATAGGGAGTGACCATCACACGGTTCCGATTTCTCTCGCGGTGGCTTCTTCCGCGTCGTTCCCGCCCATCGTTGGACCGGTGACATATCAGACCGAAGGAACGGGTCGCTATACTCACGTCGGCGATGGTGGACTATTTGATAACCTCGGAACGGAATCGCTCACCACCCTGTTCTTGAGCAAGATTCCCAAAGACGCGACGACTGCCAAACGAGGACTGATCGTAGTCATCGATGCATCGTTTCCTTTCTCTTCGGGGGAGCAGGTCCTGAATCACAACACCAAAGGTTTTCAAGTATTTCGAAAAGATCCGGCACGGATCGTCGGAATCATGGAAGCTCGTGCCAATGCGTACCAAACGATACTGTGGCAAAGCCTGCGCAGTCAGGATGTGGTATTGCCCGACTATGATCATCTGAGAATCGTCATTCTTCGCCACAGCGATGCCAGATGGGAACGTGGCTATGAAGATCTCCCCGACGTCTGTCGGAGCGAGTTCGCTCCGTCCGTGAGTGCACAGGAGATCCAGGCCGCCGTCGACCGAATTCCCACCCAATTCAAGATTGAGAGCGATTGTGACGGAGCGCTCCTTGTTGCCGCCGGACATCAAGTCGTGGCCCAACAGCGTGAACTTCTGGATCGCTTCTTCTACGGGGTGAAACACCGGACTGCCACGATGCCATGA
- a CDS encoding thioredoxin family protein, with protein MTGTVLDVSDANYKEFTDSAGAVVAYGLATCEPCKTYDPILEATAAKFPEIKIGKAKMHVPGRCREIKKTHTFETYPTTHFFAHGKLLLTREGVVESAELAALISDHLLK; from the coding sequence ATGACTGGTACTGTTCTCGACGTCAGCGACGCCAACTACAAAGAATTCACCGACAGCGCCGGTGCGGTCGTTGCGTACGGCCTTGCCACCTGCGAGCCCTGCAAGACTTACGATCCCATTCTTGAAGCGACCGCTGCCAAATTTCCTGAGATCAAAATCGGGAAGGCCAAGATGCATGTGCCGGGCCGCTGTCGTGAGATCAAGAAGACCCACACGTTTGAAACATACCCCACCACTCATTTCTTCGCACATGGTAAATTATTACTAACACGCGAAGGAGTCGTCGAGTCGGCCGAACTCGCCGCACTGATTTCAGACCATTTGCTCAAGTAG
- a CDS encoding peroxiredoxin, whose translation MSDVASEIKVGDTAPDFNLKDQDQKDVTLSEYKGKKNVVLCFYPLDWSPVCQGENKCLTDDFPKFQSANAELFGISCDSFFSHKAWADSLDLKHRLLSDVHRTTAKSYGLYFEPLNCSKRATVIIDKNGKVAYAKVQEIKTAREDKDILDALSKLN comes from the coding sequence ATGAGCGATGTAGCATCAGAAATTAAGGTGGGCGATACAGCACCGGACTTCAATCTCAAGGATCAGGACCAAAAGGACGTGACGTTGAGCGAGTACAAAGGCAAGAAGAACGTCGTGCTCTGCTTCTATCCATTAGATTGGAGCCCTGTGTGCCAGGGTGAAAACAAGTGCCTGACCGATGACTTCCCCAAGTTCCAGTCCGCCAATGCAGAATTGTTTGGCATCAGCTGCGACAGCTTTTTCTCCCACAAAGCCTGGGCGGATTCGCTGGACCTGAAGCACCGCTTGTTGTCGGACGTCCACCGGACGACCGCAAAGTCGTATGGCCTGTATTTTGAACCGTTGAACTGCTCGAAGCGCGCGACGGTGATCATCGATAAGAACGGCAAGGTCGCCTACGCGAAGGTGCAGGAGATCAAGACGGCACGCGAAGACAAGGACATCCTCGACGCGCTGTCCAAGCTGAACTAA